From the Syntrophomonadaceae bacterium genome, one window contains:
- a CDS encoding N-acetylmuramoyl-L-alanine amidase has translation MKHLCKSSRYITSIVLLLLVFSLALPSAWPNQQLKIIIDGAPVSSDVPPYIDGNSRTMVPVRFVATALGSQVVWDEINQRVLVTRDNISVELWINQRQAKVNGNDRMLDTEAVIRDGRTMVPLRFLAETFGLKVSWDDKNHTVVIASPSVPAVVISPKIATVTSNVVNVRTGPDTSFPRLTQVALGARLPVIGQAGDWFEVELSGNRKGWIAGWLVEVRELSNTAGRGADSANSPLPPLIRKVLVMGNTVNIRSSPGLDFPVITQVAYGQWLEVLDARDNWYRVQLPDGTNGWIASWFVALKYSPAGATPSDNSGFARVIGSWGTGSTPGQANEHNSVMLTGVHVEQRDKGVIITVAGNGPVMTPGVLRLQNPARLVFDFPAVLMGEAKLPEISVDQSPVTQIRVAQFAADTVRVALDLQEAVSYSIEPSSDGMIYKIEVNPPNSSGRTIVIDPGHGTIHPWQGSDPGAIGPTGVKERDVVMVISQMLGDILLRDGFHVIYTRKGDTNLSLPERAQVANETKADLLVSVHANASPSSSISGTMTFFHAPNGAELEAQVSARRTLATLIHNELLNLLQRADMGVREANFAVLRNCQVPAVLAEIAFISNREEERLLADPAFQSMAAQAIANGIKRYISMR, from the coding sequence ATGAAACATTTGTGCAAAAGCTCCAGGTATATCACCAGCATTGTGCTTCTGTTGCTAGTTTTTTCGCTGGCACTTCCTTCCGCATGGCCAAACCAGCAGTTAAAAATTATAATTGATGGGGCTCCTGTAAGCTCAGATGTACCTCCTTATATAGATGGCAATTCTCGCACAATGGTTCCTGTGCGTTTTGTGGCGACAGCGTTAGGCAGCCAGGTTGTTTGGGATGAAATTAACCAAAGAGTACTGGTCACTAGAGACAATATCTCTGTTGAACTGTGGATAAACCAAAGGCAGGCTAAGGTAAACGGTAATGACCGGATGCTGGACACAGAGGCTGTAATTCGGGATGGCCGGACAATGGTTCCCCTGCGATTCCTGGCAGAGACCTTTGGCTTAAAGGTCTCCTGGGATGATAAAAACCACACTGTTGTTATTGCTTCACCCAGTGTCCCGGCTGTTGTGATATCCCCTAAGATAGCAACGGTTACAAGTAATGTGGTTAATGTTAGGACAGGTCCTGACACCTCTTTCCCTCGTTTGACGCAGGTGGCCCTGGGGGCCAGGTTGCCGGTGATTGGACAGGCTGGTGACTGGTTCGAAGTAGAGTTGTCTGGCAATCGAAAAGGCTGGATAGCCGGATGGTTGGTAGAAGTTAGAGAGTTATCCAATACTGCCGGCAGGGGGGCTGATTCCGCAAATTCCCCTTTACCTCCGCTCATCAGAAAGGTCCTGGTTATGGGTAACACTGTAAACATCAGGTCCTCTCCAGGCTTAGATTTTCCGGTCATTACCCAGGTTGCTTATGGCCAATGGCTAGAGGTTTTAGATGCGCGGGATAACTGGTACCGGGTACAACTGCCAGATGGCACAAACGGTTGGATAGCTTCGTGGTTTGTGGCTCTCAAATACTCGCCGGCAGGAGCTACTCCAAGCGATAACAGCGGCTTTGCACGGGTAATAGGTTCCTGGGGAACTGGCTCAACCCCCGGCCAAGCAAATGAGCATAACTCTGTTATGTTGACAGGAGTGCATGTGGAGCAAAGGGATAAGGGAGTTATAATTACTGTTGCAGGCAACGGCCCTGTAATGACGCCAGGTGTCTTGCGGCTGCAAAATCCTGCCCGGCTGGTATTTGATTTTCCTGCAGTCCTGATGGGTGAAGCAAAACTACCCGAAATCTCGGTGGATCAAAGCCCAGTAACCCAAATCAGAGTTGCTCAGTTTGCCGCTGACACAGTTAGGGTTGCGCTGGATTTGCAGGAAGCTGTATCCTATTCTATAGAACCCAGTTCAGACGGAATGATCTATAAGATCGAGGTAAATCCGCCTAATTCTTCAGGCCGGACAATTGTCATTGATCCCGGCCATGGAACAATTCATCCCTGGCAGGGTTCAGACCCTGGCGCAATCGGACCGACAGGGGTCAAAGAACGGGATGTGGTGATGGTAATTTCTCAAATGCTAGGTGACATTCTTTTACGCGATGGCTTTCACGTTATTTATACCCGGAAGGGAGACACCAATCTATCCTTGCCTGAAAGGGCCCAAGTAGCCAATGAAACCAAGGCAGACCTCTTGGTTAGCGTTCATGCTAATGCTTCCCCCAGTTCAAGCATATCGGGCACGATGACTTTTTTCCACGCGCCTAATGGAGCTGAGCTGGAGGCCCAGGTTAGTGCGCGGAGAACATTGGCAACACTAATCCATAACGAGTTATTGAACTTGTTGCAACGGGCAGATATGGGAGTGAGAGAAGCGAACTTTGCCGTGCTCCGAAATTGTCAGGTGCCTGCGGTTCTGGCTGAGATAGCTTTTATTTCAAATCGTGAGGAAGAAAGGCTCTTAGCAGACCCAGCTTTTCAAAGCATGGCTGCCCAGGCCATTGCTAATGGCATAAAAAGGTATATTTCAATGCGATAA
- a CDS encoding anion permease — translation MSSANTSGQMSPKARSAQPEWMSGVTNKEVLGLVLAFAVLFIMHFAPTIPGLKPQGQTILGIFLWFMIILLFDSMHKFAVGLAAPLLVVVLGGEKIPAAFSAFSSDAFFLAIGAFTFAAIMVATPLGSRIAIGITDIIMSIWLPLIGHPLMM, via the coding sequence ATGAGTTCTGCAAACACTAGCGGACAGATGTCGCCCAAGGCAAGATCTGCCCAACCGGAATGGATGTCCGGCGTGACCAATAAAGAGGTATTGGGTTTAGTTCTGGCATTTGCTGTCCTTTTCATTATGCATTTTGCTCCAACCATACCAGGGTTAAAACCTCAGGGACAGACTATTCTGGGGATTTTTCTCTGGTTCATGATTATTCTCTTGTTTGACTCCATGCATAAATTTGCGGTGGGCTTAGCTGCACCTTTACTAGTTGTAGTTCTTGGGGGTGAAAAAATCCCCGCAGCCTTTTCGGCTTTTTCCAGTGACGCTTTTTTCTTGGCTATTGGAGCTTTTACATTTGCAGCCATCATGGTGGCAACTCCGCTTGGCAGCCGGATAGCAATCGGAATTACTGATATCATCATGAGTATCTGGCTGCCCTTGATCGGCCATCCACTAATGATGTAA
- a CDS encoding TIGR00375 family protein translates to MKTYRGDLHIHIGRAAGKAVKITASKELTIRNILHTAQSKGLHIIGIVDCIAEPAQAELKEMLNSGLLTEMPEGGLLYQQSVVLIPGAEVETRESEGPAHWLIYFPTTERLLEFYRYWRPSVTNPNLSTQVSSLSALMLAEKTRELEGIFMPAHTFTPHKGALGSGACRLAGIFPTPILDWIKGIELGLSADTAMADRITELDGKTFFSNSDAHSLAKIGREYNLLTMANPNFMELAYTVAGHAGRHVAANYGLHPLLGKYHRSYCHLCNKTICAPPPAVFCPDCGGKDITLGVADRLEDIADRPPLMQSKEPPGRPPYRYQIPLDLIPGIGKATIDRLTTAFGSELAALHEAEQNDLVAVAGIKTAGRIMAARTGSFYLLPGGGGKYGQIKIAD, encoded by the coding sequence TTGAAAACATATCGTGGGGATCTGCATATTCATATTGGCCGGGCCGCAGGCAAAGCGGTTAAAATAACAGCTTCAAAAGAACTGACCATCCGCAATATATTGCATACTGCCCAATCCAAAGGGCTGCACATCATCGGAATTGTGGATTGCATTGCTGAGCCAGCCCAGGCTGAATTAAAGGAAATGTTGAATTCCGGTTTATTGACAGAAATGCCCGAAGGAGGCTTGTTATATCAACAGTCGGTTGTACTTATTCCAGGGGCAGAAGTTGAAACAAGAGAAAGTGAAGGACCTGCCCACTGGCTGATTTATTTTCCCACCACAGAACGTTTGCTTGAGTTCTATCGCTATTGGCGGCCTTCAGTGACTAATCCAAATTTAAGCACTCAGGTCTCCTCTCTTTCCGCTTTAATGCTGGCAGAAAAGACCCGGGAGTTAGAAGGGATCTTTATGCCGGCTCATACCTTTACTCCCCATAAAGGAGCCTTGGGTTCCGGGGCTTGCCGCCTGGCAGGTATTTTTCCAACCCCAATCCTGGACTGGATTAAGGGAATAGAATTAGGTCTAAGTGCTGATACTGCTATGGCTGATAGAATTACCGAATTGGATGGGAAAACGTTTTTCAGCAATTCAGACGCTCATTCTCTAGCAAAAATTGGCAGGGAATACAATTTGCTGACTATGGCAAATCCGAACTTTATGGAACTTGCATATACTGTTGCTGGACATGCAGGCCGCCACGTGGCGGCAAACTATGGCCTGCACCCTCTCTTGGGTAAATACCACCGGAGCTATTGTCATCTCTGTAACAAAACCATTTGCGCTCCGCCACCCGCTGTATTTTGCCCTGACTGTGGCGGAAAAGACATCACTTTAGGTGTTGCAGATCGATTGGAAGATATTGCTGACCGTCCGCCCTTAATGCAAAGCAAAGAACCTCCGGGCAGGCCCCCATATCGCTATCAAATTCCCCTGGATCTGATACCAGGCATAGGAAAAGCAACAATAGACAGGTTAACAACCGCCTTTGGCTCTGAACTGGCAGCCCTGCATGAAGCTGAGCAAAATGATCTTGTTGCCGTTGCCGGAATCAAAACAGCTGGTAGAATTATGGCGGCAAGAACAGGTTCTTTTTATTTACTACCCGGTGGTGGCGGGAAATACGGACAAATAAAAATCGCTGACTAA
- a CDS encoding Crp/Fnr family transcriptional regulator, translated as MELTEQEIWLVRNGGPAVSYPAGHQVFSAGEIADRVYFILEGLVKIFRLTECGNHCTVALRYPGDFIGLAEVLYGGQRTFYSQVMLEAKMVMIQKSVLESLFLQHPGLAIKVAQIMGARLREAQSSFFELASYQVPGRLALLLLKMAERLGEKSEDGIKIKVKFTHEEMAYMIGTSRPTVTAALKIFEKEKSIKKSKSGEIVVLRFDKLHDWV; from the coding sequence ATGGAGTTAACTGAGCAAGAGATCTGGCTGGTAAGGAACGGGGGTCCTGCAGTTTCCTACCCTGCCGGTCATCAGGTTTTTTCTGCCGGTGAAATTGCGGACAGGGTATATTTTATTCTTGAGGGTCTGGTAAAAATTTTTAGGCTCACGGAGTGCGGAAACCACTGTACTGTGGCTTTGCGTTACCCGGGTGATTTTATCGGCCTGGCTGAGGTTTTGTACGGTGGCCAAAGGACTTTTTATTCCCAGGTTATGCTGGAAGCCAAGATGGTTATGATTCAAAAGTCTGTTCTGGAAAGCCTTTTTCTGCAACACCCCGGCCTGGCAATTAAAGTAGCTCAAATAATGGGGGCCAGGTTAAGAGAAGCGCAGTCCTCTTTTTTTGAGCTAGCCTCTTACCAGGTTCCCGGCCGGCTTGCCCTGCTGCTGTTAAAAATGGCCGAGAGATTAGGCGAGAAGAGCGAGGACGGAATAAAAATCAAGGTAAAATTTACTCACGAAGAGATGGCTTACATGATTGGAACCTCCAGGCCGACTGTAACCGCTGCTCTTAAAATTTTTGAAAAAGAAAAGAGCATTAAAAAAAGTAAAAGCGGTGAAATCGTGGTCCTAAGATTCGACAAATTGCATGACTGGGTTTGA